The Rattus rattus isolate New Zealand chromosome 1, Rrattus_CSIRO_v1, whole genome shotgun sequence genome includes a region encoding these proteins:
- the S1pr4 gene encoding sphingosine 1-phosphate receptor 4: MNISTWSTLVTPESCHRLAASGHSLLIVLHYNHSGRLASRGGPEDNGGLGMLRGPSVAAGCLVVLENAMVLAAIAIHMRSRRWVYYCLLNITLSDLLTGLAYVVNVLLSGTRTFQLSPVHWFLREGLLFMALAASTFSLLFTAGERFATMVRVAESGATKTSRVYGCIGLCWLLAATLGLLPLLGWNCVCAFQRCSSLLPLYSKGYVLFCVVVFALILVTILSLYGAIFRVVRANGQKSPRPPARRKSRRLLNTVLMILVAFVVCWGPLFGLLLADIFGSNVWAQEYLRGMDWILALAVLNSAINPLIYSFRSREVQHAVLTFLCCGCLRLGLRGPGDCLTRITEAHSGASTTDSSLRPRDSFRTSRSLSFKMREPLSSVSSIRSA; this comes from the coding sequence ATGAACATCAGTACCTGGTCCACGCTAGTGACCCCAGAGTCCTGCCACCGACTGGCGGCTAGCGGTCACAGCCTGCTCATCGTCCTGCACTACAATCACAGCGGCAGGCTGGCTAGCCGTGGGGGCCCTGAGGACAATGGCGGGCTGGGGATGCTGCGGGGGCCGTCGGTGGCAGCGGGCTGCCTGGTGGTGCTGGAAAACGCCATGGTGCTGGCTGCCATCGCCATCCACATGCGCTCACGGCGCTGGGTGTACTACTGCCTCCTGAACATCACCCTGAGCGACCTGCTCACAGGCCTGGCCTACGTGGTCAACGTGCTGCTGTCGGGAACTCGCACCTTCCAGCTGTCACCTGTGCACTGGTTCCTGCGGGAGGGCCTGCTCTTCATGGCCCTGGCTGCGTCCACCTTCAGTCTCCTCTTCACAGCCGGCGAGCGCTTCGCCACCATGGTGCGGGTGGCTGAGAGCGGGGCCACCAAGACCAGCCGTGTGTATGGCTGCATCGGTCTGTGCTGGCTGCTGGCAGCTACCCTGGGCCTGCTGCCCCTGCTGGGCTGGAACTGTGTGTGCGCCTTCCAGCGCTGCTCTAGCCTGCTGCCCCTCTACTCCAAGGGCTATGTGCTCTTTTGTGTGGTGGTCTTCGCCCTAATCCTAGTGACTATCCTGAGCCTCTACGGGGCCATCTTTAGGGTGGTCCGAGCCAACGGGCAGAAGTCCCCGCGTCCTCCTGCCCGCCGCAAGTCCCGCAGGCTACTCAACACCGTGCTGATGATCTTGGTGGCTTTTGTGGTGTGCTGGGGTCCCCTGTTTGGCCTGCTCCTGGCCGACATCTTTGGATCTAATGTCTGGGCCCAGGAGTACCTGCGCGGCATGGACTGGATCCTGGCCCTAGCCGTGCTCAACTCAGCCATCAATCCTCTCATCTATTCCTTCCGCAGTCGTGAGGTGCAGCACGCTGTGCTGACCTTCCTGTGCTGCGGCTGCCTCAGGTTAGGCCTGAGAGGCCCTGGAGACTGCCTGACCCGGATCACCGAGGCCCACTCTGGGGCATCCACCACTGACAGCTCGCTGAGGCCCAGGGACAGTTTTCGGACTTCGAGGTCACTCAGCTTCAAGATGCGAGAGCCGCTGTCCAGCGTTTCCAGCATCCGCAGCGCCTAG